Within the uncultured Campylobacter sp. genome, the region TTATGCAGTTGAAGCGAATTCCGCGCGCTGCGCCCTCTTTTGCAAAGCTCTTGCTCATCGCGATCATTCCGCCCTTGCTCGCGCTGTAATTGACCTGCCCGGCGTTTCCCATTTCGCCGACGATCGAGGCGATGTTTACGACCGCTCCGAAGCGCTTTTTGCTCATTAGCTTTAAAGCTTCACGGCAGCCGATAAAGGCGCTACTTAAATTTGCTTCGATCACGCCCATGAAGTCTTCCAGCTTCATCCTAAGCGCGAGCTTGTCGTTCGTGACGCCCGCGTTATTTACGAGATAGCTTAGTTCGCCGTCGCTTTGCGCGATCAGGGCAATCGCCTCGCTAAATTCCGCCTCGCTCGTCGCGTCAAATTTTATCACGGCGCCCTCTCCGCCGTTTGCGCGGATCTCCTCTAGCAGCGCGTCGGCTATCTCGGGCTTTGAGCGATAATTAATCCACACCTTAAGCCCATAGCCCGCTAAAGTCCTTGCGATCTGCGCGCCGATACCGCGGCTTGCGCCCGTGATTAAAACATTTTTTCCACTAAATTTCATACTTGTCCTTTTATTAAAATTTTAATCTCTAGCGTAAATTTATCCAAATTTACCTAAATTTTAGCAGTTTAAATCTGCTCGCGACCTGCGCCGTTTAAATTTCAAAATAGCGCCTCGTCCATCTCCGCGGGCTTTGGCAGCCCCATTAGTTTTAGCACGGTCGCTGCGACGTTGCTAAGCCCAAGTCCGCTTTTTAGTTCACGCACGTCGCGCCCCAGCACGAAGCAAAACACGTCAAAGGTCGTGTGGTTGGTTAAAATTTCGCCGCCCTCGTCTCGCATCGCCTCGCAGTTGCCGTGATCGCTAATCTGCACGTAGGCGTAATCGTGCGCCTGCGCCGCGCTTAAAATTTTACCGATGCACTCATCCACCGCTTCAACCGCCTTTATCGCGGCGTCATAATTGCCCGTGTGGCCAACCATATC harbors:
- the fabG gene encoding 3-oxoacyl-ACP reductase FabG, whose translation is MKFSGKNVLITGASRGIGAQIARTLAGYGLKVWINYRSKPEIADALLEEIRANGGEGAVIKFDATSEAEFSEAIALIAQSDGELSYLVNNAGVTNDKLALRMKLEDFMGVIEANLSSAFIGCREALKLMSKKRFGAVVNIASIVGEMGNAGQVNYSASKGGMIAMSKSFAKEGAARGIRFNCITPGFIATDMTDALSDDVKASYEASIPLKRLGSTSDVAEGVAFLLSDGAGYITGETLKINGGLYM